The Vibrio quintilis DNA window GTCACGATGCAACACGCCTGGCAGGCAATGCTCGGCCACGGTAGTGACGAAGCTCAGTTTGTTTTGATGCAGCTGCGGCTGCCCAGAACACTGACGGGCATCTATGTGGGGATCGCACTGGGAATTTCCGGCGCACTGATGCAGGCGCTGGCAAGAAACCCGCTGGCAGAACCCGGCCTGCTCGGTGTCAGTGCCGGTGCCTCTTTTGCAATCGCAATCGCACTGATCTGCGGAGCCAGCGTTGCAACACTCACCGCCGGTGTCGCTCAGTTGGGTGCGCTGGCCGGGTGCTTTTTTGTCATGGCAGCCGCCCGCATGCAGGGGCAATTTAAAGATCCGGTGCGTTTGGTGCTTGCCGGGGCCGCGCTCTCAGGTCTGCTGACCGCGCTGACATCCATTCTACTGCTGTTTGATCAGCGTGCCGCTGATGAAATCCGCTTCTGGGTGACCGGCAGCATTGCAGGACGCTCTTCAGAGAATCTGATGCTGGTGCTTCCTTATGGCCTGATTGCACTGGCAATCACGGTTTATGTTTCACGGCCACTGGCTGCCATGGCTTTGGGAGAAAAAGTCGCACAGGGTCTCGGCCACCGGCCGAAAGTCATCCGTTTCTGGATTGTGCTCGCTGTTGCTTTGCTGGTTGGCTCGGCCACCGCGGTGGCAGGCCCGCTGGTGTTTATCGGGCTGGTGGTGCCTTTTCTGGCCCGGGCAATTGTCGGAGCGGATATCCGGCGGACATTACTGCTTTGCCTGCCCACAGGACCAGCCCTGCTGTTGTGTGCCGACATTTTTACCCGACTGATCGCCCGTCCGGCAGAAATGCCGCTCGGTGTCCTGACAGCCATTGTCGGTGCGCCGGTATTGCTGCTTATCGTCCGGGCCAAACGTTTACCCACCTTGTCTTAATCAGAAGCGAATTTCATCATGGCATCTTCCCCGACAGCGACTGAACCCACCCTCTTACGTATTGGTACACGCGATGTTAATGTCGTCACCGAACGGGCTGCGGTCAGCCGGAATCTGCTGCTGTGCCTGCTGCTGGCAGCCTGTTGTATTTTATCGCTTTCCACCGGCACCATGTATGTTTCCCCCGCGGTTGTCGTGGAAACCCTGATGGGCGGAGGGGATGCGATGACCCGGCTGCTGATTTTTGACCTGCGCCTGCACCGGATTCTTGCCGGGCTATACACTGGCGCCGCCTTCTCTCTTGCCGGGTGTTTAATGCAGAGTGTGGCAAGAAACCGCCTGGCGACACCGGGAATCATTGGCCTGGATAATGCAGCAATGGCTTTTGCCGTTGCCTCCGTCACGGGTGTGGGATTCGGTCTGGCACCGTCAACGATGGCGCTGACCGGTGCAGCAACCGCCACTGCACTGGCATTTGCTGTCGGCGGAGGCAGCGGCACCCATGGTTACCGGTTTATTGTCGCCGGAATGGCGATTGGTGCCGTCTCAGGTGCCGTGTCACAGCTTCTGCTGTCTCAGGTTCATATTGATACAGCCAATGCGGCCTACCCCTGGACCGTCGGCAGCCTGTCCGGCAGACCGGCGGAACAGGTGCCACTGACCGGCATCATCACAGCCGCAGGCCTGCTGTTGAGTATCGTGCTGACCCGCTATTTCCGGCTGATGACCTTTTCGGATGCCGTCATCACCACGCTGGGCCATACGCCAGGCCGGATACGGCTGATGGCGGTGCTCATTGCGGTCACACTGACCGGATTTGCCGTAGCGCTTGCCGGTCCTGTTGGCATGGTTGCACTGGCCGGGCCGGAAATAGCCCGTTCACTGGCCAGACACAAAGGTCTGCCGGTTGTCTCTGCCGCACTTTGCGGCGCAATTCTGATGGTCCTGGCCGATCTGGCCGGAAGAACCCTGCTTTCCCCGATTGAACTTCCCGTCGGTATCGTGACGGCAGTCACCGGCGGCCCTTACCTGATTTGGATCCTGATTCGTCAACCTCAGCGGAGCACTTTATGAATATGCTGCACTCCTCAGAACTTTCCACCCGGCATCTGCAACTGACTCACGGCACCCGTGCGATCGTGCATGACCTGAGCGTCAGTTTTCCGCAGGGAAAAGTCACCGCGATTGTCGGCCCGAACGGTTGTGGAAAATCGACCCTGCTGAACGGACTGGCCAGAGTACATCCTCCGGCAAGTGGGTCTGTGTATATCGACGGAAAAGATATTTATTCGATCCCCTCCGGTAAAGTGGCACTGAAGCTGGCCCTGTTGCCGCAGGAAACACTGGCACCGGATGGCATTACCGTACGGGAACTGGTTCGTTTTGGCCGCCATCCGCATCAGGGATTACTGCGGCAGTGGCACAGTGATGACAATACAGTCATCAGCCAGGCGCTTGCAGCAGCAAATCTGCAGGACTTATCCGATCGCCTGCTCGATACTCTGTCCGGCGGACAACGTCAGCGCGCCTGGATCGCTATGTGTATCGCCCAGGAAACGCCGTTACTGTTACTTGATGAACCGACCTCCGCACTGGACTTAGGACATCAGATTGAGGTGTTTGAGCTAATCCGTACACTGGCGGCACAGGGAAAAAGTATCGTGATGGTGGTACATGATATTGCTATGGCGGCCCGCTATGCCGACCATTTAATTGCGATGAAAGACGGGCGGATTATCGCCACGGGTAGTCCGGAGCAGGTCATTACCGGCCCGCTGCTGAAATCCCTTTACGGGATTGACTGTGAACTGCTCACCGATCCGGGCACCGGCACCCCGGTGCTGGTGAATATCCAGCGCAATCATTCCGCAGCCGGGCACGGGCTGTCTGATCAACCTGCAGCTTAATCTGTCGCTTCTGTTTAGTCTGTCGCTTCTGCAATGGTAAGCGG harbors:
- a CDS encoding FecCD family ABC transporter permease is translated as MPECPVNHVVSEQQSCRQSLWQQAPAQRPVSICFLLAALVCGLFVCLSLLIGAGDVTMQHAWQAMLGHGSDEAQFVLMQLRLPRTLTGIYVGIALGISGALMQALARNPLAEPGLLGVSAGASFAIAIALICGASVATLTAGVAQLGALAGCFFVMAAARMQGQFKDPVRLVLAGAALSGLLTALTSILLLFDQRAADEIRFWVTGSIAGRSSENLMLVLPYGLIALAITVYVSRPLAAMALGEKVAQGLGHRPKVIRFWIVLAVALLVGSATAVAGPLVFIGLVVPFLARAIVGADIRRTLLLCLPTGPALLLCADIFTRLIARPAEMPLGVLTAIVGAPVLLLIVRAKRLPTLS
- a CDS encoding FecCD family ABC transporter permease — translated: MASSPTATEPTLLRIGTRDVNVVTERAAVSRNLLLCLLLAACCILSLSTGTMYVSPAVVVETLMGGGDAMTRLLIFDLRLHRILAGLYTGAAFSLAGCLMQSVARNRLATPGIIGLDNAAMAFAVASVTGVGFGLAPSTMALTGAATATALAFAVGGGSGTHGYRFIVAGMAIGAVSGAVSQLLLSQVHIDTANAAYPWTVGSLSGRPAEQVPLTGIITAAGLLLSIVLTRYFRLMTFSDAVITTLGHTPGRIRLMAVLIAVTLTGFAVALAGPVGMVALAGPEIARSLARHKGLPVVSAALCGAILMVLADLAGRTLLSPIELPVGIVTAVTGGPYLIWILIRQPQRSTL
- a CDS encoding ABC transporter ATP-binding protein; this translates as MNMLHSSELSTRHLQLTHGTRAIVHDLSVSFPQGKVTAIVGPNGCGKSTLLNGLARVHPPASGSVYIDGKDIYSIPSGKVALKLALLPQETLAPDGITVRELVRFGRHPHQGLLRQWHSDDNTVISQALAAANLQDLSDRLLDTLSGGQRQRAWIAMCIAQETPLLLLDEPTSALDLGHQIEVFELIRTLAAQGKSIVMVVHDIAMAARYADHLIAMKDGRIIATGSPEQVITGPLLKSLYGIDCELLTDPGTGTPVLVNIQRNHSAAGHGLSDQPAA